A region of the Vibrio sp. YMD68 genome:
GTAAAGGCTAATCGTGAAGACGAATAGTTCCGAAGCTAGCCGTCTGCCGTTATTTTCTCAATCAGGCTCAACTCCACCTCTTTAGCTTTATTTGTGCTTATTTGGCAAGTTCCAGCGGCTTTATGTCCACCCCCACCATGCTTTAACATTAACTCACCAATATTGGTTTTTGAGCTTCTATCAAAAATAGATTTCCCCGTAGCAAAGACAATATTTTGCTTTTGAAATCCCCACATTTTATGAATAGAGATATTGCATTGAGGAAACACCGCATAAATCATAAATCGGTTGCCCGCGTAAATAGTCTCTTCCTGCGTTAGATCTAACACCACCAGATTCTTATACACGGTTGCACAACGGGTAATTTGCTCTTTAAACAGATTTTCATGATCTCGATAAAGCGTAACACGTTCAACCACATCAGGAAGTGCCAGAATCTCATCAATCGTTTGCGTTTTGCAGCAATCAATCAAGTCCATCATGAGAGCATAATTAGAAATTCGAAACTCTCTGAAACGACCAAGGCCAGTGCGGGCATCCATCAAAAAGTTCAGTAGATTCCAGCCAGTGGAATCCAACACTTCATCACGGGTGAAGTCGGCGGAGTCGCCTTTATCGACCGCAATCATCATCTCTTCCCATTCTTTAGGAAAGGTCGACAGACCACCGTAGTAATCCCATACAACTCGAGCTGCCGAGGGAGCATCGGGTTCAATAATGTAATTGTCGTGTTCACCCTTATTGCGCATTTTTTCAGACAGGTGATGATCAAATACAAGGTGAGCTTTGGGGTGAAAAGGCAAGTTCGTTACGATGTCGTTTTCGGTGATCATCACAATGCCATCTTGCATATCTTTTGGGTGCACAAACTTAATATCTTCAATCAAATCAAGTTGCTTTAATAGGACAGCACAAACCAATCCATCAAAATCACTACGAGTAACAAGGCGAAACTTATTCACTGGCATACCTAGATCCTTACTTGGTATTTATTTTTAATGAGTACAACACTCTTTATCGCATTCTTTATCCCATCAATGCAGAATTAACGTATTGTTTGTCTTAATTTTAGACATCTTCACTTTTTTGACAAACTTAACACACTATTTTTTAAAGGTTCTTTTATACTGATCATAGAAACGAGGTATTTATTTTGGAGAAAACAATGAAAAAGACCTATATCTTTGCAAGTTTAGCAGCCGTTGCTGTCTTGGCTGGTTGCTCGAGCGAGCCAGATGAGTATGAGGTTAAGGAATATACCTCGATCGCTAATCCTGCGTCAGTATATTGTGTTCAACAGGGTGGTGAATTAGACACCGTGACTGAAAATGAATTGCGCGTGACTTATTGTGCGTTTTCAGAAGAAGACCGTACTGAGCAATGGGAATATTACCGCAATGCTCAAGAGCAAAAAAAAGCACAGCAGTAATAACGAACGCTTAACGCCACCAGCGAGTATCTAACTGACTCTCTGGATCAAGATAGCGATTCAATAAGGTAAGATTGGTATCAAGCACAGCAAGATACTCTCTTACCT
Encoded here:
- a CDS encoding exopolyphosphatase, with protein sequence MPVNKFRLVTRSDFDGLVCAVLLKQLDLIEDIKFVHPKDMQDGIVMITENDIVTNLPFHPKAHLVFDHHLSEKMRNKGEHDNYIIEPDAPSAARVVWDYYGGLSTFPKEWEEMMIAVDKGDSADFTRDEVLDSTGWNLLNFLMDARTGLGRFREFRISNYALMMDLIDCCKTQTIDEILALPDVVERVTLYRDHENLFKEQITRCATVYKNLVVLDLTQEETIYAGNRFMIYAVFPQCNISIHKMWGFQKQNIVFATGKSIFDRSSKTNIGELMLKHGGGGHKAAGTCQISTNKAKEVELSLIEKITADG
- a CDS encoding DUF333 domain-containing protein — encoded protein: MKKTYIFASLAAVAVLAGCSSEPDEYEVKEYTSIANPASVYCVQQGGELDTVTENELRVTYCAFSEEDRTEQWEYYRNAQEQKKAQQ